A stretch of the Capsicum annuum cultivar UCD-10X-F1 chromosome 8, UCD10Xv1.1, whole genome shotgun sequence genome encodes the following:
- the LOC107879431 gene encoding ABC transporter G family member 1-like: MASVNLAMPTMELQEVELNNVEKGQMGAKSGGAYLTWNDLWVTVSSKKGGSKSILKGLTGYARPSELLAVMGPSGCGKSTLLDALAGRLDFSTRQSGDILINGHKQKLSYGTSAYVTQDETLLATLTVKEAVYYSAQLQLPVSMTKSEKKQIAEQTIKEMGLQDAMNTRIGGFGNKGISGGEKRRLSVCMEILTRPKLLFLDEPTSGLDSAASYYVMSGISRQRQGRTIIASIHQPSAEVFNLFHSLCLLSSGRTVYFGPASAAIEFFTRNGFPCPYLQNPSDHFLKTINKDFDEDIEQGSAGRKPTEEVIDLLINSYKSSESYHEVQNHVAEICHQGGEMLEKRSHANFTTQSLVLTRRSTVNMFRDPGYYWMRFATYVAIALSLGSIYYNVGSNYRSIEERGLMVAFVVSFMTFMTVGGFPSFVEDMKVFQRENVNGHYGCFAFVIGNTLSSMPYVLLISLVPGAIAYFLAGFQNGFGHFIYFALVLFISMMVVESLMMNVAAIVPNFLMGIVTGAGIQGLQILSGGYFQLPSELPKIIWKYPLYYMSFHKYAYQGMFKNEFEGLKFTDDMFGNNHIMSGEEVLRVRWQAEMGHSKWVDLVILLGILILYRLVFFLIIKTKEKFVHARKSSTSILSNRSIQIMAKSLPASPLHGLTPSHDIATNTR; the protein is encoded by the exons ATGGCTTCTGTAAATTTGGCAATGCCAACTATGGAGTTACAGGAAGTAGAGTTGAATAATGTCGAGAAGGGACAAATGGGAGCTAAAAGTGGAGGCGCTTACTTGACTTGGAATGACTTATGGGTTACTGTTAGCAGCAAAAAGGGTGGTAGTAAATCCATTCTTAAAGGTCTCACTGGCTATGCTCGACCCAGTGAGCTCTTGGCGGTCATGGGTCCTTCTGGATGCGGCAAGTCTACACTTCTTGATGCGTTAGCTG GGCGACTGGATTTCAGTACGAGGCAGAGCGGGGATATTCTGATCAATGGCCACAAGCAGAAACTTTCTTATGGAACTTCT GCATACGTAACTCAAGATGAAACTCTATTAGCAACACTAACAGTTAAAGAAGCTGTTTACTACTCTGCACAACTCCAACTCCCAGTTTCCATGACAAAATCAGAGAAAAAGCAAATAGCGGAGCAGACTATTAAGGAGATGGGATTGCAAGATGCAATGAACACAAGAATTGGAGGATTTGGTAATAAAGGAATTAGCGGAGGAGAAAAGAGGAGACTTAGTGTTTGCATGGAGATTT TAACGCGGCCAAAACTTCTTTTCCTGGATGAACCGACCAGCGGCCTCGACAGTGCTGCATCTTATTATGTGATGAGCGGAATTTCACGCCAAAGACAGGGAAGAACCATTATTGCATCTATTCATCAGCCTAGTGCTGAAGTTTTCAACCTCTTCCACAGTTTATGCCTTTTGTCTTCAGGAAGAACCGTATATTTTGGACCTGCTAGTGCAGCAATTGAG TTTTTCACGAGAAACGGGTTCCCTTGCCCATATCTTCAAAATCCATCAGATCATTTTCTCAAAACAATAAACAAGGACTTTGATGAG GATATTGAACAAGGCTCGGCTGGAAGAAAACCTACAGAAGAAGTGATAGACCTTCTCATAAATTCATATAAATCATCTGAGAGTTATCATGAAGTTCAGAACCACGTTGCAGAAATATGTCATCAG GGTGGTGAAATGTTGGAAAAAAGAAGCCATGCAAACTTCACTACGCAAAGCCTTGTTCTGACGAGGAGGTCAACTGTAAACATGTTTCGTGATCCTGGCTACTATTGGATGAGATTCGCTACTTATGTCGCCATTGCTTTAAGTCTTGGCTCCATCTACTATAATGTTGGCTCTAACTATCGCTCAATCGAG GAAAGAGGTCTAATGGTTGCTTTCGTAGTTTCATTTATGACATTTATGACAGTTGGTGGATTCCCTTCATTTGTGGAGGACATGAAG GTATTTCAACGAGAAAACGTGAACGGGCACTACGGGTGTTTTGCTTTCGTCATAGGCAACACACTTTCTTCTATGCCGTATGTGCTACTAATATCATTGGTTCCAGGTGCCATTGCCTATTTCCTTGCTGGATTTCAAAATGGATTTGGACACTTCATCTACTTTGCTTTGGTTCTCTTCATCAGTATGATGGTAGTCGAGAGCTTAATGATGAACGTTGCAGCTATTGTCCCTAACTTCCTCATGGGCATTGTAACGGGGGCAGGAATACAAGGACTACAGATACTAAGTGGTGGTTATTTTCAATTACCTAGTGAGTTGCCTAAAATAATTTGGAAATACCCATTGTACTACATGTCCTTCCACAAGTATGCTTACCAAGGTATGTTCAAGAATGAATTTGAAGGACTAAAGTTTACAGATGATATGTTCGGAAACAATCATATAATGAGTGGAGAAGAAGTATTGAGAGTGAGATGGCAAGCAGAAATGGGACACTCAAAGTGGGTAGACCTAGTCATTCTGCTAGGTATACTCATTTTGTATCGTCTGGTGTTTTTCCTTATTATCAAAACAAAAGAGAAGTTTGTGCATGCAAGAAAGTCATCCACATCAATACTATCAAATCGAAGTATACAAATCATGGCTAAGTCCCTACCTGCCTCACCTCTCCATGGACTCACTCCATCTCATGACATTGCCACCAACactagatga